A window from Cellulomonas sp. C5510 encodes these proteins:
- a CDS encoding glycerate kinase has product MKVVVALDSFKGCLSSAEAGDAARVGVLAAVPGADVRVVPVADGGEGTVDALLAAVAGQRVEASTVDALGRPVTAAYALLPDGTAVVEAASCVGPAQVGPVDATLPPRAGSAGVGLLVRHAVDAGARRVAVALGGTACTDGGAGLLIALGARVSDADGRPVPAAGVNPLWSPCALDPSSLPDLGDVGLLVLTDVDSPLHGPAGAAHVFAPQKGATAVQVRHLDDRLAAWGAALAAAGRPVADLPGAGAAGGLGAALLALGARREPGFAFVARAAGLADALVGADLVLTGEGRVDGQTAHGKAPAGVAALARDAGAVVVALAGSVARGGDPGATAPFDAVLAVQSGPRPLAEALDPGIASDELAATAGEVARLVRAAGRHHSRG; this is encoded by the coding sequence GTGAAGGTCGTCGTCGCGCTCGACTCGTTCAAGGGCTGCCTCAGCAGCGCCGAGGCGGGCGACGCCGCACGCGTCGGCGTGCTCGCGGCGGTGCCGGGCGCCGACGTGCGCGTGGTCCCGGTCGCCGACGGCGGCGAGGGCACGGTCGACGCGCTGCTGGCCGCCGTCGCCGGGCAGCGGGTGGAGGCGTCGACGGTCGACGCGCTCGGCCGGCCGGTGACCGCGGCGTACGCGCTGCTGCCGGACGGGACCGCGGTGGTCGAGGCCGCGTCGTGCGTGGGGCCGGCCCAGGTCGGCCCGGTGGACGCGACGTTGCCGCCGAGGGCCGGCTCGGCCGGGGTCGGCCTGCTGGTGCGTCACGCCGTCGACGCGGGCGCCCGGCGGGTGGCGGTCGCCCTGGGCGGGACCGCGTGCACCGACGGCGGCGCGGGTCTGCTGATCGCCCTCGGGGCCCGCGTGAGCGACGCCGACGGCCGCCCGGTGCCGGCGGCGGGGGTGAACCCGCTGTGGTCGCCCTGCGCGCTGGACCCGTCGTCGCTGCCCGACCTCGGGGACGTCGGGCTGCTCGTGCTGACGGACGTCGACAGCCCGCTGCACGGGCCGGCCGGCGCCGCCCACGTGTTCGCGCCGCAGAAGGGTGCCACCGCCGTCCAGGTGCGGCACCTGGACGACCGGCTCGCCGCGTGGGGTGCCGCGCTCGCTGCCGCGGGCCGGCCGGTGGCGGACCTGCCGGGCGCGGGGGCCGCGGGCGGTCTGGGCGCGGCGCTGCTCGCGCTCGGGGCGCGGCGCGAGCCGGGGTTCGCGTTCGTCGCCCGGGCCGCCGGACTCGCGGACGCGCTCGTCGGCGCCGACCTCGTCCTGACCGGGGAGGGGCGCGTCGACGGGCAGACCGCCCACGGCAAGGCCCCGGCCGGCGTCGCGGCGCTGGCCCGGGACGCCGGGGCGGTCGTCGTGGCGCTCGCCGGGTCGGTCGCGCGGGGCGGCGACCCGGGCGCCACCGCGCCGTTCGACGCGGTGCTCGCCGTGCAGTCGGGGCCGCGCCCGCTCGCGGAGGCGCTGGACCCCGGGATCGCGTCGGACGAGCTCGCCGCCACGGCCGGCGAGGTGGCCCGCCTGGTGCGCGCCGCGGGCCGGCACCACTCCCGCGGGTAG
- a CDS encoding Ykof family thiamine-binding protein codes for MTPTPTPVRPAEAADLVADPLRFGVGARVTVAVMCDRYVEVVLGVLGSVRTDGLVVQTGDVSTYVGGHEADLLRYLTDLVDAVAATGEHAAVTLHLSRGCPGEVRCALPGGAGPREVVLPPGRRTGRSGAAEWALYPLADDVRAGVVPDHMRDIEAAIDLARASGTFRGSEHFVTRLEGDVGALVETVVGAWARAGRGVQHVTSHVTFSLNSPTRRG; via the coding sequence ATGACCCCGACACCGACGCCCGTCCGGCCCGCGGAGGCCGCCGACCTGGTCGCCGACCCGCTCCGGTTCGGGGTGGGCGCCCGCGTCACCGTCGCCGTGATGTGCGACCGGTACGTCGAGGTGGTCCTCGGCGTGCTCGGGTCGGTCCGCACCGACGGGCTGGTGGTGCAGACCGGCGACGTCAGCACCTACGTCGGAGGCCACGAGGCGGACCTGCTCCGGTACCTCACCGACCTCGTGGACGCCGTGGCCGCCACGGGCGAGCACGCCGCCGTCACGCTGCACCTGTCGCGGGGCTGCCCGGGCGAGGTGCGGTGCGCGCTGCCCGGAGGGGCGGGCCCGCGCGAGGTCGTGCTGCCGCCCGGCCGGCGCACCGGCCGCTCCGGCGCGGCCGAGTGGGCGCTGTACCCGCTGGCCGACGACGTCCGCGCGGGGGTGGTGCCCGACCACATGCGGGACATCGAGGCGGCGATCGACCTGGCCCGGGCGAGCGGCACGTTCCGGGGCTCCGAGCACTTCGTCACCCGGCTGGAGGGCGACGTGGGAGCGCTCGTGGAGACGGTGGTCGGCGCCTGGGCGCGTGCGGGGCGCGGCGTGCAGCACGTGACGAGCCACGTCACCTTCTCGCTCAACAGCCCGACCCGCCGTGGCTGA
- a CDS encoding DUF202 domain-containing protein produces the protein MSTASRAHTAPPGAQPERTALAWRRTSLSVAVGSLVAGRVLEPWLGASVWGATALGLLGALALDRAGARRAVLWAAVVDDAHPDRGPGAPVPAGARTPGGAALGATALAAAVLGVAALVLVLRHAAV, from the coding sequence GTGAGCACCGCGAGCCGGGCGCACACCGCCCCGCCCGGGGCGCAGCCGGAGCGCACGGCGCTCGCGTGGCGCCGCACCTCGCTGTCCGTCGCGGTGGGTTCGCTGGTCGCCGGCCGCGTGCTCGAGCCGTGGCTCGGAGCGTCGGTCTGGGGGGCCACGGCGCTCGGGCTGCTCGGCGCGCTCGCGCTCGACCGGGCGGGCGCCCGCCGGGCCGTGCTCTGGGCCGCGGTCGTCGACGACGCGCACCCCGACCGCGGGCCGGGCGCCCCGGTCCCCGCCGGCGCGCGCACGCCCGGCGGTGCTGCCCTCGGTGCGACGGCGCTGGCCGCGGCGGTGCTCGGTGTGGCCGCGCTGGTCCTCGTCCTGCGGCACGCGGCGGTCTGA
- the ybaK gene encoding Cys-tRNA(Pro) deacylase, translating into MSRKQPPSGTPALVALTAAGVPHTAHAYEHDPRSTVGYGLEAAEVLGIDPEQVYKTLMASVDGTLTVAVVPVAGKLDLKALASAVGGKKAVMADPAAAERATGYVVGGISPLGQRTAHPTVVDETAQLFDTVFVSGGRRGLDVELAPDDLIRLTAATVADIARG; encoded by the coding sequence GTGAGCCGCAAGCAGCCGCCGTCCGGCACGCCCGCGCTCGTCGCGCTGACCGCCGCCGGGGTCCCGCACACCGCGCACGCCTACGAGCACGACCCGCGCAGCACGGTCGGCTACGGGCTCGAGGCCGCCGAGGTGCTGGGCATCGACCCGGAGCAGGTCTACAAGACCCTCATGGCCTCGGTCGACGGGACGCTGACGGTGGCCGTCGTGCCCGTCGCCGGGAAGCTCGACCTCAAGGCGCTCGCGAGCGCCGTCGGCGGGAAGAAGGCCGTGATGGCCGACCCCGCGGCCGCGGAGCGCGCGACCGGGTACGTGGTCGGAGGGATCTCCCCGCTCGGTCAGAGGACGGCGCACCCGACCGTCGTCGACGAGACGGCGCAGCTGTTCGACACCGTGTTCGTGTCCGGCGGACGCCGCGGCCTCGACGTCGAGCTCGCCCCGGACGACCTGATCCGTCTGACGGCGGCGACCGTCGCGGACATCGCCCGCGGCTGA
- a CDS encoding YidH family protein, with protein MTAPADRRLPRRVYARGTEPDGRFSLANERTFLAWVRTALALLAGGVALEALDLPVEPHLRLAAAVLLLLLGIAAPAQAWLGWARAERALRERDPLPAPAFSGPLAAGVALAGVLVLVGLLLR; from the coding sequence GTGACCGCGCCCGCCGACCGCCGGCTCCCCCGGCGGGTGTACGCCCGCGGCACCGAGCCCGACGGCCGGTTCTCGCTCGCGAACGAGCGGACGTTCCTCGCCTGGGTCCGCACGGCGCTCGCGCTGCTCGCCGGTGGCGTGGCCCTGGAGGCCCTGGACCTGCCCGTGGAACCGCACCTGCGCCTCGCGGCCGCCGTGCTGCTGCTCCTGCTGGGGATCGCCGCGCCGGCGCAGGCGTGGCTCGGCTGGGCGCGCGCCGAGCGGGCCCTGCGCGAGCGGGACCCGCTGCCGGCACCGGCGTTCAGCGGCCCGCTCGCCGCCGGTGTGGCGCTGGCCGGCGTGCTCGTGCTCGTCGGGCTGCTGCTGCGGTGA
- a CDS encoding ECF transporter S component: MAEGVVGARRREPLALKDIVLMVVLGVVFGFLYWALVQAWNGLAVLMGPAGDLAQHVLLGGWLLVAPVAVAIIRRPGVGILAEVIASVVEVVFLGSPVGPLLVVAALLQGLGSEIPFALGRYRRFGWGRFAASGLLGATLVFGWSAFRFGWYGQDVLVLRLVLQAVSGVVLGGLLAKVVVDALHRTGVLDGFAIGRAVAAGRPVPRRRAG; this comes from the coding sequence GTGGCTGAGGGCGTCGTGGGCGCGCGCCGGCGGGAGCCGCTCGCGCTCAAGGACATCGTGCTGATGGTCGTGCTGGGGGTGGTGTTCGGGTTCCTGTACTGGGCGCTCGTCCAGGCGTGGAACGGTCTCGCGGTGCTCATGGGGCCCGCGGGCGACCTCGCGCAGCACGTGCTGCTGGGCGGGTGGCTGCTGGTGGCCCCGGTCGCCGTCGCGATCATCCGGCGGCCCGGCGTGGGGATCCTCGCCGAGGTGATCGCCTCGGTGGTCGAGGTGGTGTTCCTCGGGTCTCCGGTGGGGCCGCTGCTGGTCGTCGCCGCGCTGCTGCAGGGCCTCGGCAGCGAGATCCCGTTCGCGCTCGGCCGGTACCGGCGGTTCGGCTGGGGCCGGTTCGCCGCCTCCGGGCTGCTCGGCGCGACGCTGGTGTTCGGCTGGTCGGCGTTCCGGTTCGGCTGGTACGGGCAGGACGTGCTGGTGCTGCGGCTGGTGCTCCAGGCCGTGTCGGGCGTCGTCCTGGGCGGCCTGCTGGCGAAGGTCGTCGTCGACGCCCTGCACCGGACCGGCGTGCTCGACGGGTTCGCGATCGGACGCGCGGTTGCGGCCGGGCGCCCGGTGCCCCGGCGCCGTGCCGGCTGA
- a CDS encoding YccF domain-containing protein codes for MKLLLNLIWLVFGGLWLALGYVVAGIICCVLVVTIPFGIASFRMASYALWPFGRTIVDRPTAGAMSTIGNVIWILVAGWWLVLGHLTTALAQAITIIGIPLAIANLKMIPVSLVPLGKQIVPTDRALAAYGR; via the coding sequence GTGAAGCTCTTGCTCAACCTCATCTGGCTCGTGTTCGGCGGCCTGTGGCTCGCGCTCGGCTACGTGGTCGCCGGGATCATCTGCTGCGTGCTCGTCGTGACCATCCCGTTCGGCATCGCGTCGTTCCGGATGGCGTCGTACGCGCTGTGGCCGTTCGGTCGGACCATCGTCGACCGGCCGACCGCCGGCGCGATGTCGACGATCGGCAACGTCATCTGGATCCTCGTGGCCGGTTGGTGGCTGGTGCTCGGGCACCTGACGACGGCGCTCGCGCAGGCGATCACGATCATCGGGATCCCGCTGGCGATCGCGAACCTCAAGATGATCCCGGTCTCGCTCGTGCCGCTCGGCAAGCAGATCGTGCCGACGGACCGGGCACTGGCGGCGTACGGGCGCTGA
- a CDS encoding YggS family pyridoxal phosphate-dependent enzyme — protein sequence MTTGATELAERLARVRSRVAAAESAAGRPAGSVRLLLATKTQDAATVRAAVLADIAGAATTAGTARRVLLGENRVQELVAKGPDLADLAPELHLIGPLQSNKVNAALRWATCVQSVDSTALADRLARRCADDDRTLDVLVQVNVSGEPTKHGAAPQDALDVVRAVAGHHRLQLRGFMTVGANTPDERAVRAGYAALRDLRDKVSGSGEAGTGDAVELSMGMSRDLEAAVAEGATIVRIGTAVFGPRPVRAGVPGTAPAA from the coding sequence ATGACGACCGGCGCGACCGAGCTCGCGGAGCGGCTGGCGCGCGTCCGCTCCCGGGTCGCGGCCGCCGAGTCCGCCGCGGGCCGCCCCGCCGGCTCGGTGCGGCTGCTGCTGGCCACCAAGACCCAGGACGCCGCGACGGTGCGCGCGGCGGTGCTCGCCGACATCGCCGGGGCCGCCACCACGGCCGGCACCGCCCGTCGGGTGCTGCTCGGCGAGAACCGGGTGCAGGAGCTCGTCGCCAAGGGGCCGGACCTCGCCGACCTCGCGCCCGAGCTGCACCTCATCGGCCCGCTGCAGTCCAACAAGGTCAACGCCGCGCTGCGCTGGGCCACCTGCGTGCAGAGCGTCGACTCCACGGCCCTGGCCGACCGGCTCGCGCGCCGGTGCGCCGACGACGACCGGACGCTCGACGTGCTGGTGCAGGTCAACGTCTCCGGCGAGCCCACCAAGCACGGTGCCGCGCCGCAGGACGCGCTCGACGTGGTCCGGGCGGTCGCCGGACACCACCGGCTGCAGCTGCGCGGGTTCATGACGGTCGGCGCGAACACACCCGACGAACGGGCCGTGCGCGCCGGGTACGCCGCGCTACGCGACCTGCGGGACAAGGTCTCCGGCAGCGGGGAGGCGGGCACCGGCGACGCCGTCGAGCTGTCCATGGGCATGAGCCGCGACCTCGAGGCGGCCGTGGCCGAGGGGGCGACCATCGTGCGCATCGGCACAGCCGTGTTCGGCCCGCGGCCGGTCCGCGCGGGCGTCCCGGGAACGGCCCCGGCGGCGTGA
- a CDS encoding biotin/lipoate A/B protein ligase family protein: protein MRGEYKVPGGKLVAADVEVADGALADVRISGDFFLEPDAALAVIDASLRGRPADARVPDLTVAVEDGLRRAEADGTLDAPVHMVGFTAEAVAIAVRRALGHATSWQDHTFELIRPGALPPAVLGALDQVLTEELAAGRRGPTLRFWEWDERAVFIGSFQSLRNEVDPEGAAKHDVTVVRRISGGGAMFMEAGNCITFSLVVPASLVDGLSFEQSYRFLDDWVIGALADVGVTATFSGLNDIASPAGKIAGSAQKRLAGGAVLHHMTMAYDIDADRMLEVLRIGREKLSDKGTTSANKRVDPVRSQTGLPREQVIDAFVTHFRSRYRTVDGDLRPEELERAQQLVEEKFGNPEWTARVP, encoded by the coding sequence GTGCGTGGTGAGTACAAGGTCCCCGGTGGCAAGCTCGTGGCGGCGGACGTGGAGGTCGCGGACGGCGCCCTCGCCGACGTCCGGATCAGCGGGGACTTCTTCCTCGAACCCGACGCCGCGCTCGCGGTCATCGACGCGTCGCTGCGCGGCCGCCCCGCCGACGCGCGGGTGCCGGACCTCACGGTGGCCGTCGAGGACGGGCTGCGGCGCGCCGAGGCCGACGGCACGCTCGACGCCCCGGTGCACATGGTCGGCTTCACGGCCGAGGCCGTGGCGATCGCCGTGCGGCGCGCACTGGGCCACGCGACGTCCTGGCAGGACCACACGTTCGAGCTCATCCGGCCCGGTGCGCTGCCGCCCGCCGTGCTGGGCGCGCTGGACCAGGTGCTGACCGAGGAGCTCGCCGCCGGCCGTCGCGGCCCGACGCTGCGGTTCTGGGAGTGGGACGAGCGCGCCGTGTTCATCGGGTCGTTCCAGTCGCTGCGCAACGAGGTGGACCCGGAGGGTGCGGCGAAGCACGACGTGACCGTGGTCCGGCGGATCTCCGGCGGCGGGGCCATGTTCATGGAGGCCGGCAACTGCATCACGTTCTCGCTCGTGGTGCCGGCGTCGCTCGTCGACGGCCTGTCGTTCGAGCAGTCGTACCGGTTCCTCGACGACTGGGTGATCGGCGCGCTGGCCGACGTGGGCGTCACCGCGACGTTCTCCGGGCTGAACGACATCGCGTCGCCGGCCGGGAAGATCGCCGGGTCCGCGCAGAAGCGCCTGGCCGGCGGGGCGGTGCTGCACCACATGACGATGGCCTACGACATCGACGCGGACAGGATGCTCGAGGTGCTGCGCATCGGCCGGGAGAAGCTGTCCGACAAGGGCACGACGAGCGCGAACAAGCGGGTGGACCCGGTGCGGTCCCAGACCGGCCTGCCGCGCGAGCAGGTCATCGACGCGTTCGTCACGCACTTCCGGTCGCGGTACCGGACGGTCGACGGCGACCTCCGGCCGGAGGAGCTGGAGCGGGCGCAGCAGCTGGTCGAGGAGAAGTTCGGCAACCCGGAGTGGACGGCGCGCGTGCCGTGA